The proteins below come from a single Neospora caninum Liverpool complete genome, chromosome IX genomic window:
- a CDS encoding putative 4-nitrophenylphosphatase, whose protein sequence is MSAAVKDPACGVAAARSLGSILSHDETASGPGSGSASRPLHSSAGPDTPQCQSRSKAGCLALTQRGAIPGSSACEVSTAYGERNRDARSGLCRECATRVADGCCARCGRECVAEACGGATPSAKRARTELFLAEKGAARASVDPCSTNGASSSPSRLSAKALVASPAKSGDSSVPQDSSTPARVFPSWWLQQREHLLDQQRRLASSLPSIHPAAFVDQQQDSLDALTRHGYRVIAGSASDPLADFVDRYDTFLFDVDGVLVMGGQQFAGAPSALQALRQKGKRVIFFTNGASKSRRTCVALLRKAGFEAREEEMICTSYAAAQYMRLTHPHVEKVMVIGEKGLQEEFEAAGMAAVTADAHALAPGSAAPSPLAISSERDFLNMAQALDPSVGAVVVGWDRQLSYAKLCLASLYLQRDNGALPFIAANRDAYDVIGGAKMPANGAAVAALELCSSRQAVCVGKPSPWLVQFLFNKFNLDPRRTIVCGDRLDTDIAFGKCAGIDTCLVLTGCTTVEDLVGMPANHASAPTVVLPHVGVLQTLKYADPERDRVDVTTAESGGN, encoded by the exons ATGTCGGCCGCCGTCAAGGATCCTGCCTGCGGCGTTGCCGCCGCGAGGAGTCTCGGCTCCATCCTCTCCCACGACGAGACGGCCTCAGGCCCAGGAAGCGGTTcagcttctcgccctcttcacTCTTCCGCGGGGCCCGACACGCCCCAGTGTCAGTCGCGTTCGAAGGCAGGCTGCCTCGCTTTGACCCAGCGCGGTGCGATTCCTGGGTCAAGCGCCTGCGAAGTCTCCACGGCGTACGGTGAGCGGAACCGCGACGCCAGATCCGGTCTCTGTAGAGAGTGCGCGACGCGCGTGGCCGACGGCTGCTGCGCACGATGCGGCCGCGAGTGTGTTGCCGAAGCTTGTGGCGGCGCCACTCCGTCTGCGAAGCGTGCGAGAACGGAACTTTTTTTGGCGGAAAAAggggccgcgcgcgcctccgtgGACCCGTGCTCCACGAACGGGGCGAGCAGCAGCCCGTCGCGTCTGTCCGCGAAGGCCCTCGTGGCGTCGCCCGCAAAGTCGGGCGACTCTTCCGTTCCTCAAGACTCTTCGACACCCGCACGCGTTTTTCCGTCTTGGTGGCTGCAACAGCGCGAGCACCTCCTCGATCAACAGCGTCGGCTCGCCAGTTCTCTGCCGTCCATACACCCTGCGGCCTTCGTGGACCAACAGCAAGACTCACTCGACGCCCTCACGCGTCACGGCTACCGCGTGATTGCGGGGTCGGCCTCAGATCCTCTCGCGGACTTTGTCGACCGGTACGACACCTTCCTTTTTGACGTCGACGGCGTGCTCGTCATGGGCGGCCAGCAGTTCGCAGGCGCCCCGAGTGCCCTCCAGGCTCTTCGACAAAAAGGCAAGCGCGTCATCTTCTTCACGAACGGCGCGAGCAAGAGCAGACGAACGTGCGTCGCGCTCCTCAGAAAAGCGGGCTTCGAGGCCCGCGAAGAGGAG ATGATTTGCACCAGTTATGCGGCGGCGCAGTACATGCGTCTGACGCATCCCCACGTTGAGAAAGTGATGGTTATCGGCGAGAAAGGTCTGCAAGAAGAGTTCGAGGCCGCGGGAATGGCTGCCGTTACAGCGGATGCGCATGCCTTGGCCCCGGGCTctgccgcgccgtcgcccctcGCGATTTCGTCCGAACGCGATTTCCTCAACATGGCGCAGGCCCTCGATCCGTCAGTCGGAGCGGTCGTCGTCGGCTGGGACCGCCAGCTGTCCTACGCGAAGCTCTGTCTAGCTTCGCTGTATctccagagagacaacgGCGCGTTGCCTTTCATAGCAGCGAACCGCGACGCGTACGACGTGATTGGCGGCGCCAAGATGCCGGCCAACGGGGCTGCCGTGGCGGCTCTCGAGCTCTGCAGTTCTCGGCAGGCCGTATGTGTGGGCAAACCGAGCCCGTGGCTGGTTCAGTTCCTCTTCAACAAGTTCAACCTCGACCCCAGGAGAACCATTGTGTGTGGAGACAGACTGGACACGGACATAGCCTTTGGCAAGTGCGCCGGCATCGACACGTGCCTAGTGCTCACGGGATGCACAACTGTGGAGGACTTGGTCGGCATGCCTGCGAACCACGCTAGTGCGCCCACCGTCGTGCTACCCCACGTGGGCGTGCTTCAGACCCTCAAGTACGCCGacccagagagagatcgCGTGGACGTGACGACCGCCGAGAGCGGCGGCAACTAA